The following proteins come from a genomic window of Tenebrio molitor chromosome 9, icTenMoli1.1, whole genome shotgun sequence:
- the LOC138139544 gene encoding mitochondrial 2-oxoglutarate/malate carrier protein-like, whose product MSNEKQKTIPNYIKFTFGGSAGMAATLFVQPLDLVKNRMQLAATQQERATSFQVLRKIIVNEGVFALYTGLSAGLLRQATYTTTRLGVYSWLFETFSDENKAPNFLTKAALGMAAGMCGAFVGTPAEVSLIRMTADGRLPAAERRNYKNVFEALTRIIREEGLLTLWRGAIPTMGRAMVVNAAQLATYSQAKQILINTGFFHDGILLHFCASMISGLVTTAASMPVDIAKTRVQNMKTIDGKPEYKGALDVLVKVVKNEGPFALWKGFTPYYFRLGPHTVLTFIFLEQMNGAYNQLVLGKTGTGGSL is encoded by the exons ATGAGCAACGAGAAGCAGAAAACCATCCCTAACTACATTAAGTTCACATTCGGAGGATCAGCTGG AATGGCAGCCACCCTCTTCGTCCAGCCGCTAGATCTGGTGAAAAACCGGATGCAACTTGCCGCCACCCAACAGGAAAGAGCCACCTCGTTTCAAGTCCTCCGCAAAATCATCGTCAACGAGGGCGTCTTTGCTTTATACACAGGCCTCTCAGCTGGCCTCCTCCGACAAGCAACCTACACCACGACTCGCTTGGGCGTCTACTCGTGGTTATTCGAGACATTCTCTGACGAGAACAAAGCCCCTAACTTCCTCACGAAAGCCGCCCTGGGAATGGCGGCTGGGATGTGTGGCGCTTTCGTCG GTACCCCCGCTGAAGTCTCCCTGATTCGGATGACTGCCGACGGTCGCCTACCCGCGGCGGAAAGGCGGAACTATAAGAATGTATTCGAAGCCCTCACCAGGATAATCCGCGAAGAGGGCCTCCTCACCCTCTGGAGAGGAGCCATCCCGACGATGGGGCGCGCCATGGTGGTCAATGCGGCGCAGCTGGCCACGTACTCGCAGGCCAAACAAATACTGATAAATACTGGATTCTTTCATGATGGGATTTTGTTGCACTTCTGTGCTTCCATGATTTCAGGATTGGTCACCACTGCAGCTTCCATGCCCGTGGACATCGCCAAAACTAG AGTCCAAAACATGAAAACCATCGACGGAAAACCGGAATACAAGGGGGCACTAGATGTGCTTGTCAAAGTGGTCAAAAACGAGGGACCTTTTGCTTTGTGGAAAGGCTTTACACCCTACTATTTCAGATTGGGTCCCCACACAGTCCTCACTTTTATATTCTTGGAACAAATGAACGGGGCGTACAACCAACTTGTCTTGGGTAAAACTGGAACTGGTGGGAGCTTGTAA
- the LOC138139542 gene encoding 2-phosphoxylose phosphatase 1, with translation MTFVEVLPRMPNKALHCYLLMIVWILLLVAGVYKFLEPKQKLPEPAVNTELFHSLSNDIKTRRIFKICNSPQEISDGDEGIVLSKKWVMTGVIILIRHGDRGPLQHVRNITAVNCGTEETEKFISYKAYLHNLTVSGRAPWTGPGPFHDFPLLPTHPRQCQLGQLTMQGISQLLKLGQLLRDSYVQVWPKLASLTPNEALVYSTRYRRTFQSALSFLYGLVPSETLTKLPVFESQSMNFCFKDCGCPVTDKLWKAVKKSISHQLKSHPAVALLAESTGRSLFSPGAEQGTLGSDPHAVRDALLTYVCHGSGLPCETPSNCIKRQNVAGVFAYTDWVNYQKWRNVYWKRLCLLRSYGLIRHIVQQMLHMVSSNGPYLVLYSGHDHTVEQLTTALGLQNDPLLLRYGARVVFEVYQNYEESHNGAKGIYFRLLSNGRDVTRQVSFCKDIVLLENKVSLCKIEDIVRFIHDDYFVSLNVTNFKDACNKSE, from the exons ATGACTTTCGTCGAGGTCCTGCCGAGGATGCCCAACAAGGCCCTCCACTGTTACCTCTTGATGATCGTCTGGATCCTGCTGCTTGTGGCGGGCGTTTACAAATTCCTGGAGCCCAAGCAGAAGCTGCCCGAGCCAGCTGTCAACACTGAGCTCTTCCACAGCCTCTCCAACGACATCAAGACCAGGCGGATCTTCAAAATATGCAACTCCCCTCAAGAGATCAGCGACGGCGACGAAG GAATTGTCCTGTCGAAGAAGTGGGTCATGACAGGGGTAATCATCTTGATCAGGCACGGCGACCGCGGACCCCTCCAGCACGTCAGGAATATCACAGCCGTCAACTGCGGCACAgaagaaacagaaaaattcATCTCATACAAG GCGTACTTGCACAACCTAACGGTCTCAGGACGCGCCCCTTGGACCGGTCCCGGCCCTTTCCACGACTTCCCCCTCCTCCCGACGCACCCTCGCCAGTGTCAACTCGGGCAGCTTACCATGCAAGGGATCAGCCAGCTCCTCAAGCTGGGACAGCTGCTCCGCGACTCGTACGTTCAAGTGTGGCCCAAACTCGCAAGTCTGACCCCCAACGAGGCCCTCGTCTACAGTACGCGATATCGAAGGACCTTTCAGTCAGCTCTCTCGTTCCTTTACGGACTCGTTCCCTCTGAAACCCTCACGAAACTCCCAGTTTTCGAGAGTCAATCGATGAATTTCTGCTTCAAGGATTGCGGTTGCCCCGTCACCGACAAGTTGTGGAA AGCCGTTAAGAAATCGATTTCCCATCAGTTGAAATCCCACCCGGCTGTGGCGCTACTGGCGGAGTCGACTGGACGTTCGTTATTTTCGCCGGGGGCGGAACAGGGGACACTGGGAAGTGACCCGCATGCGGTGAGGGACGCACTCTTGACCTACGTGTGTCACGGCAGTGGCTTGCCGTGCGAGACACCGTCCAATTGTATCAA ACGACAGAACGTAGCCGGTGTCTTCGCCTACACGGATTGGGTCAACTATCAAAAGTGGAGGAACGTGTACTGGAAGCGCTTGTGCTTGTTGAGATCCTACGGCCTGATACGTCACATTGTGCAGCAAATGTTGCACATGGTGTCCAGTAACGGACCATACTTGGTACTATATTCTGGCCACGATCACACCGTTGAGCAACTCACGACGGCTCTGGGACTCCAAAACGATCCCCTCTTGTTGAGATACGGCGCCAGAGTCGTTTTTGAAGTGTATCAAAATTACGAAGAGTCCCACAACGGGGCCAAAGGTATTTATTTTCGGTTGTTATCAAACGGGAGGGATGTCACTCGACAGGTGAGTTTCTGTAAGGACATAGTACTGTTAGAGAATAAGGTTAGTCTGTGTAAAATCGAAGATATAGTGAGGTTCATTCATGACGACTACTTCGTTTCGTTGAACGTTACGAATTTCAAGGATGCGTGCAACAAAAGCGAGTAG
- the LOC138139541 gene encoding zinc finger-containing ubiquitin peptidase 1-like gives MASNIPDFFYSCEICGLEGLSEDEFRTHTRTAHVDGNAVCPFCELSAVSPAELILHVNQAHLDYLTPESESNLTFIDDVSPSDYNGMVNGESSNNWNIPSMPSHSNNVNSINVSGSKSNINNINLSPKVNGGGELSPKNSSHGQGSPLRSSLALKLKSATPKLQCPMCNYTSTSPNELEEHVNRRHFDLTSPSVGGTTGEIFSCPLCVKSFNSAPDLELHVNIEHRDVLSPASPPTHSCPICGINLDNESNSEGAARHVESHFPAGSPQPAERAALREREQREFEMLRAQYGMDNQGNFREQSVTNMQRAVYAGEMSVADYYERTLDLRAAESCGIDDGSSVTRSIVPRVRAMSTTAPNVVRTLLCTCVDHYASSYGDRGWGCGYRNTQMLISSLLTHTGYNERLYKLWQGQKPPRSSVPSISRLQSLIEQAWSQGFDIQGSEQLGCRLVNTRKWIGATEVVTLLSFLRIKCQLVDFHRPTGPGGAHPELFNWVMKYFENGIGGEFTPPLYLQHQGHSRTIMGVEVHRDGSLILLVLDPSHSPQQMAQFGDTNSSAVALRLLRKSEAAMKARQYQIVAVVGTIDSEQQYQQSKILRGTRVPQDR, from the exons ATGGCCAGTAACATCCCTGATTTCTTCTATTCCTGCGAAATCTGCGGCTTGGAAGGCCTGAGCGAGGATGAATTTAGGACTCACACGCGGACCGCCCACGTTGACGGTAACGCGGTGTGCCCCTTTTGCGAATTGTCAGCTGTTTCCCCTGCCGAACTCATCCTGCATGTCAACCAAGCTCACCTGGATTACTTGACACCAGAATCCGAGTCCAACCTGACTTTCATCGATGACGTCAGTCCCAG CGACTACAATGGTATGGTCAATGGGGAGAGTAGTAATAACTGGAACATTCCGTCTATGCCTAGCCACTCGAATAATGTTAATAGTATAAATGTTAGCGGAAGTAAGAGTAATATTAACAACATCAATCTGTCCCCGAAAGTGAACGGGGGCGGCGAGTTGAGTCCGAAGAATTCGAGCCACGGGCAAGGGTCGCCCCTCAGGTCTAGTCTGGCGTTGAAGTTGAAGAGTGCAACGCCGAAGTTGCAGTGTCCCATGTGCAACTACACCAGCACCAGTCCCAACGAGCTGGAGGAGCATGTTAACAG GAGACATTTTGATTTGACGTCACCCTCAGTGGGGGGAACCACCGGTGAAATTTTTTCCTGTCCGTTATGTGTGAAGTCTTTCAATTCGGCTCCCGATTTAGAACTTCATGTCAACATTGAACATAGAGACGTCCTTTCTCCGGCAAGTCCGCCTACTCACTCCTGTCCTATCTGTGGAATCAATCTGGACAACGAGAGTAAT AGCGAGGGCGCCGCTCGCCACGTCGAGAGCCACTTCCCCGCGGGTTCCCCCCAGCCGGCGGAGAGGGCGGCGTTGCGAGAGCGCGAACAGCGCGAGTTCGAAATGTTGAGGGCCCAATACGGCATGGATAATCAGGGTAACTTCCGCGAACAATCCGTGACCAACATGCAGAGGGCCGTGTACGCCGGTGAGATGAGCGTCGCCGACTACTACGAGCGCACCCTCGACCTGAGGGCGGCCGAGAGTTGCGGCATCGACGACGGCAGCTCCGTCACCAGGAGCATAGTGCCCAGGGTGAGAGCGATGAGCACGACGGCCCCGAACGTCGTCCGCACGCTCCTCTGCACTTGCGTAGACCACTACGCCTCCTCTTACGGAGACAGGGGGTGGGGTTGCGGCTACAGGAACACTCAAATGTTGATCTCGAGTCTCCTCACCCACACAGG GTACAACGAGCGCCTGTACAAGCTGTGGCAGGGTCAGAAGCCTCCGAGGAGTTCGGTGCCGAGCATATCCCGTCTGCAGAGTCTCATAGAGCAGGCGTGGTCGCAGGGTTTCGACATCCAGGGTTCCGAGCAGCTGGGATGCAGGCTGGTCAACACGAGGAAGTGGATTGGGGCCACGGAAGTGGTCACGTTGTTGTCGTTTCTGAGGATCAAGTGTCAGCTGGTGGATTTTCACAGGCCCACGGGACCAGGAGGTGCGCATCCTGAGCTGTTCAATTGGGTGATGAAGTATTTCGAGAACGGTATCGGCGGGGAGTTCACGCCGCCGCTCTATCTGCAACATCAAG GCCACAGTCGGACCATCATGGGCGTAGAAGTGCACCGCGACGGCAGCCTCATCCTCCTCGTCCTCGACCCGAGCCATTCCCCCCAACAGATGGCTCAGTTCGGGGATACGAACAGTTCAGCGGTGGCGCTGCGATTGCTGAGGAAGAGCGAGGCTGCCATGAAGGCGCGCCAATACCAGATCGTGGCCGTCGTCGGAACTATCGATTCGGAACAACAATATCAG CAAAGTAAGATTCTGAGAGGCACCCGAGTACCGCAGGACCGGTGA
- the LOC138139451 gene encoding uncharacterized transporter slc-17.2, producing the protein MASARTRKWTDFLTCTQILNIMVILGFMFNYMLRVNLTIAVVAMIKKNDTNSTSTSESVQFDWTEAQKNDILGSFFWGYILTELPGGRLAEVVGARRVFGGGMLLASLLTVLTPAACYANYYVVLVLRAVLGFFLGATWPAILPMAAKWIPPTERSKFIANMMASSLGAALTMPLCGYLISAVGWPSVFYVTGSIGIVWGVAWFFLVFDSPAQHPRITIEEKLEIECKIAEGGGGKNRKPSSVPWLKILTSGPVWAIILAHACSVFGYFTVVNQLPSYMDHVLKFNIKKNGLLSSLPYLGKYAMAIIASYFADRLLRSGRLSVTVTRKAFTTFAILTPAFLMVIQAFCGEDAVVTVVVFTASLFFNGAVTAGYLSNGLDIAPNFSGTIFGMANTLSSFGGWLSTKIVAILTNEQQTFAQWRYVFWILVGTYAAGALVYLLLGSGELQRWNSVEEEAVNGGGKEMQPLKKDEKEVLA; encoded by the exons ACTTCTTGACATGCACCCAAATCCTCAACATCATGGTCATCCTCGGCTTCATGTTCAACTACATGCTCCGAGTCAACCTGACCATCGCCGTCGTCGCCATGATAAAAAAGAACGACACCAACTCCACCTCCACCTCCGAATCGGTTCAATTCGACTGGACCGAAGCCCAGAAAAATGACATCTTAGGTAGCTTCTTCTGGGGCTACATCCTCACGGAACTCCCCGGCGGCCGCCTCGCCGAGGTTGTCGGCGCGCGGCGCGTCTTCGGAGGCGGCATGCTGCTGGCCAGCTTGCTCACCGTCCTGACACCCGCCGCCTGCTACGCCAATTACTACGTAGTCCTCGTACTCCGCGCCGTCCTCGGCTTCTTCTTGGGGGCGACGTGGCCCGCCATCTTGCCGATGGCCGCCAAATGGATCCCGCCCACCGAACGCTCCAAGTTCATCGCCAACATGATGGCCAGCTCGCTGGGGGCGGCGCTCACGATGCCTCTTTGCGGGTACCTCATTTCGGCGGTGGGGTGGCCCAGTGTCTTCTACGTCACCGGTTCGATTGGGATCGTGTGGGGGGTGGCCTGGTTCTTCTTGGTTTTCGACTCGCCAGCGCAGCACCCTCGGATCACGATCGAAGAGAAGCTGGAGATCGAGTGCAAAATAGCGGAAGGGGGCGGCGGAAAGAACAGGAAGCCCAGCAGCGTGCCTTGGCTCAAGATCCTCACTTCGGGGCCAGTCTGGGCTATCATTTTAGCCCACGCGTGCTCGGTTTTTGGGTACTTCACGGTGGTCAATCAGCTACCGTCGTACATGGACCACGTGCTCAAGTTCAATATAAAGAAGAATGGGCTCTTGTCCAGCCTGCCCTATCTCG GAAAATACGCGATGGCCATCATCGCCAGCTACTTCGCCGACCGCCTCCTGCGCTCCGGCAGACTCTCCGTCACCGTGACCCGCAAGGCCTTCACCACGTTCGCCATCCTCACCCCCGCCTTCCTCATGGTGATCCAGGCGTTCTGCGGCGAGGACGCCGTCGTCACCGTCGTCGTCTTCACCGCCTCTCTCTTCTTCAACGGCGCCGTCACCGCCGGCTATCTTTCCAACGGGCTCGACATCGCCCCCAACTTCTCGGGGACGATCTTCGGCATGGCCAACACGCTCTCCTCGTTCGGGGGCTGGCTCTCCACCAAGATCGTCGCCATCCTGACCAACGAGCAGCAGACGTTTGCGCAGTGGCGGTACGTCTTCTGGATCTTGGTGGGCACGTACGCGGCCGGAGCTCTCGTCTACCTCCTCCTGGGGAGCGGCGAGCTGCAGAGGTGGAACTCGGTCGAAGAGGAGGCGGTGAACGGCGGGGGCAAAGAGATGCAGCCGCTCAAGAAAGACGAGAAGGAAGTTCTGGCGTGA